The following DNA comes from Nocardioides sp. JQ2195.
GCGCCGCGGTGGCCGGTCCCGCCTCCACGGCGCCGTCGACGATCGAGAACTGGCTGCCGTGGCAGGCGCAGTGGATCGAGCTGTCAATGCTGGACACCTTGCACTGCATGTGGGTGCACGTGGACGAGAAGGCCCTGAACTCCCCCGTGGTCGGCTGGGTCACCACCAGGTCGTCCAGGATCACCCCGCCGCCCTCGGGCACGTCTGCCGCGCTGACCAAGGACTCCGTCTGCGTGCTCGTGCCTGCGTCACCCGAACCCGGGCCGGTGGACCCGTTGGAGGTCGACGACGCCGACGCCGGGTCGGTGGACGTGGTCTCGCTGTCGCCCGAGCTGCTGCAAGCAGCCAGCAGCGGCAGCGACAACCCGGCTGCGGCACCGCTCAGCACCCCGCGCCGCGTGACGTGGCTTGGTGAATCCATGGGCTGGTCTCCCTCGTGTGGAACACAGTGACGGACGAATGAGGTCAATGAAAGCGCAACCACCTGAAGGATGGCTGTGAGCCGTCAGGAGGACTTCGCCGCCGTCTTCCGCCCGCCGGGCCGTGCGGGAGTCCCCGTCTTCGCCCCCGCCTTCCGGGATGCCGCCGTCTTCGCCCCCGTCTTCCGGGGTGCCGCCTTCTTGGCAGCGCGCTTCCTGGGCGCCGGCGGCGCGCCCGGGGTCACCCCGAGGATCGGCGCCAGGAACGCACCGGTGTGGCTCCCGGGGTTGGCAGCGACCTCCTCCGGAGTGCCCGTCGCGACCACGGTTCCGCCCCGGGAACCGCCCTCAGGACCCATGTCGACCAGGTGGTCGGCGGTCTTGATGACGTCGAGGTTGTGCTCGATCACCAGCACGGTGTTGCCCTGGTCGACCAGCCGGCCGAGGACGAGGAGCAGCTTGCGGATGTCTTCGAAGTGGAGCCCGGTCGTCGGCTCGTCGAGCACGTAGACGGTGCGACCCGTCGAGCGCTTCTGCAGCTCGCTGGACAGCTTCACCCGCTGTGCCTCGCCGCCCGAGAGGGTGGTCGCCGGTTGGCCGAGTCGCACGTAGCCGAGGCCGACTTCGCAGAGCGTCTTCATGTGACGGGCGATCGCCGGGACGGCGGCGAAGAACTCCGCTGCCTCCTCGATCGGCATGTCGAGCACCTCGGCGATCGTCTTGCCCTTGTAGTGCACCTCGAGGGTCTCGCGGTTGTAGCGCGCCCCGTGGCAGACCTCGCACGGCACAT
Coding sequences within:
- a CDS encoding Rieske (2Fe-2S) protein, producing MDSPSHVTRRGVLSGAAAGLSLPLLAACSSSGDSETTSTDPASASSTSNGSTGPGSGDAGTSTQTESLVSAADVPEGGGVILDDLVVTQPTTGEFRAFSSTCTHMQCKVSSIDSSIHCACHGSQFSIVDGAVEAGPATAALPEQPVRRAGRDIIRS